In Desulfobulbus oralis, one DNA window encodes the following:
- a CDS encoding DUF5625 family protein — protein sequence MVLALTAAALSSCGVAYLSRYALVPLVLPVRVQMPIDLSQAGSVAESEFIVKVPDVYRMQLNFETSRDKENNEVSKYLGDLWGDCTKGAGTIIPLHLTVSKKTAGGTKAIMDEYIHEAYEKASLSRTMDLGPGRYRIRLTNLLAHRHLQYVPVTVTLTYYRYK from the coding sequence ATGGTGCTGGCCCTGACGGCTGCCGCGCTCTCTTCCTGTGGCGTGGCCTACCTGAGCAGGTATGCGCTCGTTCCTCTGGTGCTCCCGGTGAGGGTCCAGATGCCTATTGACCTGTCCCAGGCGGGCAGTGTGGCGGAAAGCGAATTTATTGTGAAGGTGCCTGACGTATACCGGATGCAGTTGAATTTTGAGACCAGCAGGGACAAAGAGAACAACGAAGTCTCGAAGTACCTGGGCGACCTTTGGGGCGACTGCACTAAGGGAGCGGGGACCATTATCCCCTTGCATCTGACGGTCAGCAAAAAGACGGCGGGCGGGACGAAAGCCATAATGGATGAATATATCCATGAAGCATACGAAAAGGCCAGCCTGAGCCGGACAATGGACCTGGGACCCGGCCGATACAGGATACGGCTGACCAACCTGCTCGCGCACCGACATTTGCAATATGTACCTGTCACGGTGACCCTGACCTATTACCGCTACAAGTAA
- a CDS encoding glycosyltransferase: MNRSGFIITVLMGCLTALLWHMVNAPNMEPPWPETIQGFSFSPYHGEETPIKHILPTVEEIDADLALLAGKTHAVRTYSVEGTLAEIPRLAAKHGINVTLGAWIDTDRENNERQIARLTEVYRQNYQNIVRVIVSNEVLLLEKITLQETIDYIRRVKEKVWAPVSVAEPWHIWLKYPDLVDKVDFIAVHLLPYWENIPNEHALDYCIKQYNKLKAAYPDKPIIIGEIGWPSAGRIRNGAVPSVANEATFLRRFLKYAQEQGYTYYLMEAFDQRWKGLELEGQAGAYWGVYNDKRQPKFEFTQPVQRLPQWRTLAILSVAFATLLLLCLFRDSRGLLARGREFLALVAYAIATFAVWLVYDFQRQYLTMSSLVVGIMLLVAASGAILVILAEAHEWAEALWIRKWHRLPSAGPQHVPDQDLPFVSVHVPCYNEPPDMLKQTLLALSRLDYPRFEVLVIDNNTKREEVWQPVAAYCKELGRRFRFYHVDPLSGFKAGALNFALRHTAADAEVVAVIDSDYQVSPQWLRTLCPQFAQPNMAIVQAPQDYRDGDENAFKAMCLAEYRGFFEIGMITRNERNAIIQHGTMTMVRRSVLEEVGGWSEWCITEDAELGLRIFERGYEASYLPRTLGRGLMPDTFVDYKKQRFRWAYGSVLILRHHLMEILGLKPSRLTSGQRYHFLAGWLPWFADGVNMLFNLLAIGWTLGMAIFPENTTPPHIIFACLPVALFFFKSLKMLFLYRQRVAASWRQSLSAGLAGLALSHTIARAMLTGFITRGIGFFRTPKKAQANALMKALADAREEALFATALLLGILALLTVRKDAMMLDVRVWCAMLAIQAVPYLAAVLVSLISGMPGLPARIVGVLSPLHGVPPEQKQSAEAQQEEVEVQDASPPAASGNTSRAGKEHPTDRPDATRAD, encoded by the coding sequence ATGAATCGTTCCGGTTTTATCATCACCGTGCTCATGGGCTGTCTGACAGCCCTGCTGTGGCACATGGTCAACGCGCCCAACATGGAACCCCCCTGGCCGGAGACCATTCAGGGCTTTTCCTTTTCGCCCTATCATGGCGAAGAAACCCCCATCAAGCACATCCTGCCCACTGTCGAGGAAATAGACGCCGATCTGGCTCTGCTGGCAGGCAAGACCCACGCGGTGCGCACCTACAGTGTCGAGGGCACGCTCGCGGAAATCCCCCGACTGGCGGCAAAGCACGGCATCAACGTCACCCTGGGCGCGTGGATCGACACTGACCGGGAAAACAATGAAAGGCAGATCGCCCGGCTGACCGAGGTGTACCGCCAGAATTACCAGAACATCGTGCGGGTCATTGTCAGCAACGAGGTACTGCTCCTCGAGAAGATCACGCTCCAGGAGACCATCGACTACATCAGGCGGGTCAAGGAAAAGGTGTGGGCTCCGGTGAGCGTCGCCGAACCCTGGCATATCTGGCTGAAATATCCGGATCTGGTGGACAAGGTGGATTTCATCGCCGTCCACCTGTTGCCCTACTGGGAAAACATCCCCAACGAGCATGCCCTGGACTACTGCATCAAGCAGTACAACAAGCTCAAGGCAGCCTACCCGGACAAGCCTATTATCATCGGCGAAATCGGCTGGCCCAGCGCGGGGCGCATCAGAAACGGCGCAGTGCCCTCGGTGGCGAACGAGGCCACCTTTCTCCGCCGCTTCCTCAAATATGCCCAGGAACAGGGCTACACCTACTACCTGATGGAGGCCTTTGACCAGCGCTGGAAGGGCCTGGAGCTGGAAGGCCAGGCAGGCGCCTACTGGGGCGTCTACAACGACAAGCGCCAGCCCAAGTTCGAGTTCACCCAGCCGGTTCAGCGTCTGCCCCAGTGGCGGACGCTGGCGATTCTGAGCGTGGCCTTTGCCACCCTGCTGCTGCTCTGTCTCTTCCGGGACAGCCGGGGCCTTTTGGCCCGGGGCCGCGAGTTTTTGGCCCTGGTTGCCTATGCCATCGCCACCTTTGCCGTGTGGCTGGTCTACGATTTCCAGCGCCAGTATCTGACCATGTCTTCCCTGGTGGTGGGCATCATGCTGCTGGTTGCCGCCTCCGGAGCGATCTTGGTGATCCTGGCCGAGGCCCACGAATGGGCCGAGGCGCTCTGGATCCGCAAATGGCATCGCCTGCCATCGGCCGGGCCGCAGCACGTGCCCGACCAGGACTTGCCCTTTGTCTCTGTGCATGTGCCCTGCTACAACGAGCCGCCGGACATGTTGAAGCAGACGCTTTTGGCCCTGAGCCGGCTCGACTATCCGCGCTTCGAGGTGCTGGTCATTGACAACAACACCAAGAGGGAAGAGGTCTGGCAACCGGTCGCAGCCTACTGTAAGGAACTGGGCCGCCGCTTCCGTTTCTACCATGTGGACCCGCTCTCCGGCTTCAAGGCCGGAGCGCTCAACTTCGCCCTGCGTCATACGGCTGCAGACGCCGAAGTGGTGGCAGTCATCGACAGCGACTATCAGGTTTCCCCCCAGTGGCTGCGCACCCTGTGCCCGCAGTTTGCCCAGCCGAACATGGCCATCGTGCAGGCCCCGCAGGACTACCGGGATGGCGACGAGAACGCCTTCAAGGCCATGTGTCTGGCCGAATACCGCGGTTTCTTCGAGATCGGCATGATTACCAGAAACGAACGCAACGCCATTATCCAGCACGGCACCATGACCATGGTGCGCAGGAGCGTGCTGGAGGAGGTGGGCGGCTGGTCGGAGTGGTGCATCACCGAGGACGCAGAGCTGGGCCTGCGTATCTTCGAGCGCGGCTACGAGGCAAGCTATCTGCCGCGCACCCTGGGGCGCGGCCTCATGCCCGATACCTTTGTGGATTACAAAAAACAGCGTTTCCGCTGGGCCTACGGCTCGGTGCTCATCCTGCGCCACCACCTCATGGAGATACTGGGCCTGAAGCCGAGCAGGCTCACAAGCGGTCAGCGCTATCATTTTCTGGCCGGTTGGCTGCCCTGGTTTGCCGACGGCGTCAACATGCTCTTCAATCTGCTGGCCATCGGCTGGACCCTGGGCATGGCGATTTTTCCCGAGAATACCACGCCGCCGCATATCATCTTTGCCTGCCTGCCCGTGGCGCTTTTCTTTTTCAAAAGCCTGAAAATGCTTTTCCTCTACCGGCAGCGTGTTGCCGCCTCCTGGCGGCAGAGCCTGAGCGCCGGTCTGGCCGGTCTGGCCCTGTCGCACACCATTGCCCGCGCCATGCTGACCGGTTTCATCACCCGCGGCATTGGCTTTTTCCGCACGCCCAAGAAGGCCCAGGCCAATGCCCTCATGAAGGCCCTGGCCGACGCCCGGGAGGAAGCACTTTTTGCCACGGCGCTGCTGCTTGGCATCCTTGCGCTGCTGACCGTGCGAAAAGACGCGATGATGCTGGATGTCAGGGTGTGGTGCGCCATGCTGGCCATCCAGGCCGTACCCTATCTGGCGGCGGTGCTGGTTTCCCTGATCAGCGGCATGCCAGGGCTGCCGGCCAGGATCGTGGGCGTGCTGTCGCCCTTGCACGGTGTGCCGCCGGAGCAAAAGCAAAGTGCAGAGGCACAACAGGAGGAGGTCGAAGTCCAGGATGCCTCTCCGCCGGCAGCGAGTGGGAACACAAGCCGGGCAGGGAAGGAACACCCGACGGACAGGCCGGACGCCACTCGGGCAGACTGA